A genome region from Chryseobacterium sp. G0186 includes the following:
- a CDS encoding glycosyltransferase family 2 protein has product MKDLVSIITPCYNSAEFIEETIQSVLNQTYENWEWLITDDLSKDNTVEIIRKYNDPRIKLQVLEKNGGAGNARNNSLERATGRYIAFLDSDDYWYPEYLETMTDYMQEHHAELVYCNYSRCDEQLQPILKDFLADKVVTFSNLLKTCRLAPVSTMYDTKRVGKFLFPVKSKREDHVMWLNLLKVIPEGMPINKTMAKYRMRGNSVSRNKKNIIKDQYLVYKDFMGFSTLKSLYYTANWAMNGFLKYSKFFN; this is encoded by the coding sequence ATGAAAGACCTTGTCTCCATTATCACCCCTTGCTATAATTCTGCTGAATTTATTGAAGAAACTATACAGTCTGTCCTTAACCAAACCTACGAAAACTGGGAATGGCTGATTACCGATGACCTTTCTAAAGATAATACGGTTGAAATTATCAGAAAGTATAATGATCCAAGAATAAAGCTTCAGGTTCTGGAAAAAAATGGCGGGGCAGGAAATGCAAGAAACAACAGCCTTGAGAGAGCTACAGGTAGATATATCGCTTTTTTGGACTCTGATGATTACTGGTATCCTGAATATCTTGAGACGATGACGGACTATATGCAGGAGCATCATGCAGAGCTTGTTTACTGCAACTATTCAAGATGTGATGAGCAGCTTCAGCCTATTCTGAAAGATTTTCTTGCAGATAAAGTGGTCACGTTTTCTAATCTACTGAAGACTTGCCGACTGGCTCCTGTTTCTACGATGTATGACACCAAAAGGGTCGGAAAGTTTTTATTCCCTGTCAAAAGTAAGCGTGAAGATCATGTGATGTGGCTCAATTTATTGAAGGTAATTCCGGAAGGAATGCCAATCAATAAAACAATGGCAAAGTACAGAATGAGGGGGAACAGTGTTTCCAGAAACAAAAAAAACATCATCAAGGATCAGTATCTGGTGTATAAAGACTTTATGGGCTTTTCTACATTAAAATCGTTGTATTATACTGCCAATTGGGCAATGAACGGTTTTTTAAAGTATTCAAAATTTTTCAACTAG
- a CDS encoding deoxyuridine 5'-triphosphate nucleotidohydrolase — protein sequence MEYSKEFKAALSTFSSPEKDKLIFRLLRKDKLLSKKLYFELIDPETTDDKRNAMEENVEEKILLASKYIGNSQYFLRTIRKISAEITEHVKITTDKFGEVSLNLLLINKILDYNSDLSRQRFDNVYKLYIYLINKLFKSLTLIKKLDEDYWMEIDEYLQDLQTKISENHYLQKLCVNNSFDLNWLECEKIPENIDLIMKEIKSQGFLR from the coding sequence ATGGAGTATTCAAAAGAATTTAAGGCAGCATTAAGTACTTTTTCCAGCCCGGAAAAGGATAAGCTTATTTTCAGGTTATTGAGAAAGGATAAATTATTATCGAAAAAACTTTATTTCGAGCTTATTGATCCGGAGACAACTGATGATAAGAGAAATGCAATGGAAGAGAATGTGGAGGAAAAAATTCTTTTGGCTTCAAAATATATCGGAAATTCTCAGTATTTCCTGAGAACCATCCGAAAAATAAGTGCGGAAATCACTGAACACGTAAAAATAACAACGGATAAATTTGGGGAAGTTTCACTCAATCTCCTCCTCATTAATAAAATTCTGGATTACAATAGTGATTTGAGCAGACAGCGATTTGACAATGTTTACAAATTGTATATTTACCTCATTAATAAGCTTTTTAAATCATTGACTCTGATCAAAAAGCTGGACGAAGATTATTGGATGGAAATTGATGAGTATCTGCAGGATCTTCAAACAAAAATTTCAGAAAACCACTATCTTCAAAAACTCTGCGTCAACAACAGCTTTGATCTTAACTGGCTTGAATGTGAGAAAATTCCGGAAAACATAGATCTAATCATGAAAGAGATTAAAAGTCAAGGATTTTTACGATAG
- a CDS encoding 3-deoxy-D-manno-octulosonic acid transferase, whose product MKLLYNIFISLLIVGMKIFSLFNNKTKKGVEGRKQSLDKVKSAFSKTDKVIWMHAASLGEYEQGLPVLEKLKEKFPDYKVLVTFFSPSGYENVIKKKHIADIICYLPFDKKSTVKEFISQFDVKLFFTVKYDYWYNLLAELKKQNAKIYVISALFYERQSFFTSYGKWFVKQLKENVDWFFHQTKFSLALAKSVGLLKSSVTGDTRFDRVKQLQVRDNHINHISEFIGENKAVVFGSSWQAEEKIAEMISRKNNRVKMIIAPHDLKRVEHLKNVFPDALRYSEVQHTKVSDFKAQILIIDNIGLLSRLYSYADVAVVGGGFHDAGLHNILEAATFGVPVIFGNHYKKNPEADDLISMNGGKSFTDEQTAAEFVLFLANGENEEVLAEMSQNARKFVDEKPDSTAMILQKILS is encoded by the coding sequence TTGAAATTACTTTATAACATATTTATCAGTCTTCTCATTGTTGGGATGAAGATATTTTCTTTGTTCAATAACAAAACTAAAAAGGGAGTTGAGGGTAGAAAACAGTCTTTAGATAAAGTGAAGTCTGCATTTTCAAAAACGGATAAGGTCATTTGGATGCATGCTGCCAGTCTGGGTGAATATGAGCAAGGATTACCTGTTTTAGAAAAGCTTAAGGAGAAATTTCCGGATTATAAAGTTTTGGTGACCTTCTTTTCTCCGTCAGGATATGAGAATGTTATTAAAAAGAAACACATAGCAGATATAATTTGTTATCTGCCCTTTGATAAAAAAAGTACTGTTAAGGAGTTTATCTCACAATTTGACGTAAAACTATTTTTTACGGTGAAGTATGATTACTGGTACAATCTGTTGGCAGAGCTTAAAAAACAAAATGCAAAAATCTATGTGATCTCTGCATTGTTCTATGAGCGTCAGTCCTTTTTTACTTCCTATGGAAAATGGTTTGTAAAGCAGCTTAAAGAAAATGTAGATTGGTTCTTTCATCAGACAAAATTCTCTCTTGCCCTGGCTAAAAGTGTGGGGCTGCTGAAGTCCTCCGTAACGGGAGATACAAGGTTTGACAGGGTAAAGCAGCTTCAGGTACGAGATAATCATATTAATCATATTAGTGAATTTATAGGAGAAAATAAGGCTGTTGTCTTTGGGAGTTCATGGCAGGCTGAAGAGAAAATTGCAGAAATGATTTCACGAAAAAATAATAGGGTCAAAATGATCATTGCTCCCCACGATTTAAAGAGGGTAGAGCATTTAAAGAATGTATTTCCTGACGCCTTGCGATACAGTGAAGTACAGCATACAAAAGTTTCAGATTTCAAGGCGCAGATCCTGATCATAGACAATATAGGATTATTGTCAAGGTTGTATTCCTATGCAGATGTGGCGGTAGTTGGAGGAGGCTTTCATGATGCCGGACTGCATAATATCCTTGAGGCTGCAACATTTGGAGTTCCAGTGATTTTTGGAAATCACTACAAAAAGAATCCTGAAGCAGATGATCTGATTTCCATGAATGGAGGAAAGTCCTTTACAGACGAACAGACAGCCGCAGAATTCGTATTATTCCTTGCGAATGGGGAGAATGAAGAAGTACTTGCAGAGATGTCTCAAAATGCAAGAAAATTCGTTGATGAAAAACCTGACTCTACAGCAATGATTTTACAGAAAATTCTATCGTAA
- a CDS encoding DUF1648 domain-containing protein, whose product MKISSILLIVNTLLLIVIWVFTGVKYAELPDIIPTHFDFQGNVDGESGKETIWVLPSIATFISFLFFGVSRDRNSPLLNVPQSFRNKEKLEIYMFSLQLPVMILFLDIIVESIRVAEGKQTELSGAVFYIVGLIFIIIGVSVVKSIQEGKTKKSND is encoded by the coding sequence ATGAAAATTTCCAGCATATTATTAATAGTAAACACTCTTTTGCTTATTGTAATTTGGGTTTTTACAGGAGTTAAGTATGCTGAGCTACCGGATATCATTCCTACCCATTTTGACTTTCAGGGAAATGTGGATGGAGAATCCGGTAAAGAAACAATCTGGGTGTTGCCGTCTATTGCTACTTTTATCTCTTTTCTTTTTTTCGGAGTATCAAGAGATCGCAATTCTCCATTGCTGAATGTACCTCAAAGTTTTCGTAATAAAGAAAAACTGGAGATTTACATGTTTTCTTTACAACTTCCTGTAATGATCCTGTTTCTGGATATTATTGTTGAAAGTATACGTGTTGCAGAAGGAAAACAGACTGAACTAAGTGGTGCCGTTTTTTATATTGTAGGATTAATATTTATCATAATTGGAGTGTCTGTTGTAAAATCTATTCAGGAGGGGAAAACCAAAAAATCTAACGATTAA
- a CDS encoding C40 family peptidase translates to MNKGICIVTVAPVRAEGSDRAEIVTEMLFGESADILEVNKNWTRIKIHYDGYEGWMDTKQIRLVTDEELANRKVTVVTEDFASVLMNDGKTLLSMGSEVEFPVVASRRSHDVRESIALTSKEFLNVPYLWGGKSFFAVDCSGFTQLVYKIHNIKLPRDASQQAEVGEPLTFVEETQPGDLAFFENADGKIIHVGIMLDNQRIIHASGKVRIDTLDSTGIFNKEMNKHTHKLRVLKSVI, encoded by the coding sequence ATGAATAAAGGAATTTGTATTGTTACAGTAGCACCGGTGCGTGCAGAAGGGTCGGACAGGGCAGAAATTGTTACTGAAATGTTGTTTGGGGAAAGTGCAGATATTCTGGAGGTCAATAAAAACTGGACCAGAATAAAAATACATTACGATGGCTACGAAGGCTGGATGGATACCAAGCAGATAAGACTTGTAACAGATGAAGAACTGGCTAATAGAAAAGTAACTGTAGTTACAGAAGACTTTGCTTCCGTATTGATGAATGATGGGAAAACCCTACTTTCAATGGGGTCTGAAGTAGAATTTCCTGTGGTAGCTTCAAGAAGAAGTCATGATGTGCGTGAAAGCATAGCCCTTACATCAAAAGAATTCCTTAATGTTCCTTATTTATGGGGCGGGAAAAGCTTTTTTGCCGTAGACTGTTCCGGATTTACACAGTTGGTGTATAAAATTCATAATATTAAACTGCCAAGAGATGCTTCCCAGCAAGCTGAAGTAGGAGAACCTCTTACTTTTGTGGAAGAAACACAGCCTGGTGACCTTGCATTCTTTGAAAATGCCGATGGGAAAATTATTCACGTAGGAATTATGCTTGACAATCAAAGGATTATCCATGCATCAGGGAAAGTGAGAATTGATACCCTGGATTCTACAGGAATCTTCAATAAAGAAATGAATAAGCACACCCATAAGCTGAGAGTTCTTAAAAGCGTTATCTAA
- a CDS encoding O-methyltransferase, whose protein sequence is MSFFEENNPEMDRYLESHASSESDILKKLRRETYQKTTQPHMISGYQQGRLLTIISQMMKPKSILEIGTFTGYATLCLASGLAKDGRITTLDVNEDLAYLPKKYFESSEYAAQIDFKLQDAKEFLKETEEFFDLIFVDADKENYAEYFKLIKPHTKSGSVVMFDNVLWYGKVLEENPKLKSTQSIQELNDLVAKDDDFENLILPLRDGVNFLRRK, encoded by the coding sequence ATGAGTTTTTTTGAAGAAAATAATCCTGAAATGGATAGGTATTTGGAATCACATGCTTCCTCGGAATCTGACATTCTGAAAAAACTGAGAAGAGAAACTTATCAGAAGACCACCCAGCCGCATATGATTTCAGGATATCAGCAGGGAAGATTGTTGACAATTATTTCCCAAATGATGAAGCCTAAAAGTATCCTTGAAATAGGAACTTTTACAGGATATGCTACCTTGTGTCTTGCTTCAGGATTGGCAAAGGATGGGAGAATTACAACATTGGATGTGAATGAAGATCTAGCTTATCTTCCGAAAAAATATTTTGAGTCCAGTGAGTACGCTGCCCAGATCGACTTTAAACTTCAGGATGCCAAGGAATTTTTGAAAGAAACGGAGGAGTTCTTTGACCTGATTTTTGTAGATGCCGACAAAGAAAACTATGCAGAATATTTCAAGCTGATAAAACCTCATACAAAATCAGGATCAGTAGTGATGTTCGACAATGTTTTATGGTATGGAAAAGTACTTGAAGAAAACCCGAAGCTAAAATCCACACAGTCTATTCAGGAATTGAATGATTTGGTGGCAAAAGACGACGATTTTGAAAATCTTATTTTACCTTTGCGTGATGGGGTAAACTTTCTTCGCAGAAAGTAA
- a CDS encoding CCPGW family putative bacteriocin, whose protein sequence is MKNSKKLSRGQMKNVQGANSDYCNPQIICRVTSDCCPGWVCGMPGEYCIAY, encoded by the coding sequence ATGAAAAATTCAAAAAAACTTTCAAGAGGCCAAATGAAAAATGTACAAGGAGCTAACTCTGACTATTGCAATCCACAAATCATATGCCGTGTGACTAGTGACTGTTGCCCGGGATGGGTGTGTGGTATGCCAGGTGAGTATTGTATAGCTTACTAA